The Actinomycetota bacterium genome includes the window TAGCGGGCGGTGCGGGCGGTGAACGTGTGGGTCTTGGTCCCCGACGTGCCACTGGTGGTCGAGTAGACGTCGGTCCAGGTGCTGCCATCGGTCGAGCACTGGATCCTGTACGCCTTGGCGTAGTAGCTCGAATACCACGGGATCGTGACCTGCTCGACCGTGCGGTTCGCACCGAGGTCGACGGACAGCCACTGCGTG containing:
- a CDS encoding discoidin domain-containing protein; this encodes TQWLSVDLGANRTVEQVTIPWYSSYYAKAYRIQCSTDGSTWTDVYSTTSGTSGTKTHTFTARTARYVRLYCTSAESSNGYSVTEFGVWGR